A single window of Jiangella alkaliphila DNA harbors:
- a CDS encoding anti-sigma factor, translating to MTLPHPDVHALAAAYALNATTDDEAREFERHLVRCPACQAEVAQFRETAATLGAALAVAPPQALKARVMTRIAQVRPLPPKPDGRDDGARHRRSDRRGWWPRATMGLIAASIATTTVLATQLDGARDDLERSQSASAVMRQVIEAPDVGVARAEADGAHGTVLLSRAEDLAILISTDMPPAGTGHVYQVWFIHPDGIRSAGLLDDTDAPLLTSGLGASNRIGITVEPNGGSDQPTSDPVMVIELPA from the coding sequence ATGACACTCCCTCACCCCGACGTCCACGCGCTTGCAGCCGCGTACGCGCTGAACGCGACGACGGACGACGAGGCCCGCGAGTTCGAGCGTCATCTGGTCCGATGCCCAGCCTGCCAGGCCGAGGTGGCGCAGTTCCGTGAAACCGCCGCGACACTCGGCGCGGCCCTCGCCGTCGCCCCTCCCCAGGCGCTGAAGGCACGGGTCATGACCCGCATCGCGCAGGTCAGACCACTTCCTCCGAAACCGGATGGGCGCGATGACGGCGCGCGGCACCGCCGGTCGGACCGGCGCGGATGGTGGCCGCGAGCCACCATGGGTCTCATCGCCGCATCGATTGCCACCACGACCGTTCTCGCCACCCAGCTCGATGGTGCACGCGACGATCTCGAACGCTCGCAGTCGGCCAGCGCCGTGATGCGGCAGGTCATCGAGGCACCGGACGTTGGCGTCGCGCGCGCTGAGGCGGACGGTGCGCACGGCACGGTGCTGCTGTCGCGGGCCGAGGACCTCGCGATCCTGATCTCCACCGACATGCCACCGGCCGGCACAGGCCACGTCTACCAGGTGTGGTTCATCCACCCGGACGGCATCAGATCCGCGGGATTGCTGGATGACACCGACGCGCCGTTGCTCACCTCCGGCCTCGGGGCGAGCAACCGCATCGGCATCACCGTCGAACCGAACGGCGGCTCCGATCAGCCGACATCGGACCCTGTCATGGTCATCGAGCTGCCGGCCTGA